From a region of the Methanolinea sp. genome:
- a CDS encoding sugar-specific transcriptional regulator TrmB — MPGVIKRRREFLQMMRSFTLEHGYFTVTDIQNAAGVPRSTAQDWIMRLVDEGCVIQREKKQGRSPARYASLSALPQSTCQKIFTTVDGDQVRIYHECLSSACAAYCEYHHALAGDVVQEIRREGTLLMESARMGKCEITIGLHPFPAVGVVGVERNGDDIIQHIRCIGGPAFSLTDMMSRADGVCDVQVRRSGGVVEGAIRTRALTHLIIGIDDTDSIEGGATFALSLALLQFLGGIKGVIPIDHHVAMLNPEIPEKTAGNSCSFIELAIPPHRVDKVSERAILFVEDEALSPEWGVAVKQGFRIDPEFRAYGIKAREGRIDAGEAGSVAKRFSTDLYGGRGVTGALAAVALAGLPNDILLNPEWKIPS, encoded by the coding sequence ATGCCCGGGGTCATTAAGCGGAGAAGAGAGTTTCTCCAGATGATGCGGTCGTTCACGCTTGAACATGGATACTTCACGGTCACTGATATCCAGAACGCGGCAGGGGTCCCGCGGAGCACCGCCCAGGACTGGATCATGCGCCTGGTCGATGAAGGCTGTGTGATCCAGCGGGAAAAGAAACAGGGCAGGTCCCCGGCCAGGTACGCATCGCTGTCAGCACTCCCCCAGAGCACGTGTCAGAAAATCTTCACCACCGTGGATGGAGATCAGGTCCGGATTTACCATGAGTGTCTGAGCAGTGCATGCGCAGCATATTGCGAGTACCATCACGCACTCGCCGGGGATGTTGTTCAGGAAATCCGACGTGAAGGAACCCTGCTGATGGAGAGCGCACGCATGGGGAAGTGTGAGATCACTATCGGGCTTCACCCGTTTCCGGCCGTGGGGGTGGTCGGGGTTGAACGGAACGGGGATGACATCATCCAGCATATCCGTTGCATCGGGGGTCCGGCGTTTTCCTTGACCGATATGATGTCGCGGGCTGACGGTGTCTGTGATGTCCAGGTCAGGCGGAGCGGAGGGGTGGTGGAAGGGGCAATCAGGACCCGGGCCCTCACCCACCTGATCATCGGCATTGACGATACCGACAGCATTGAAGGAGGAGCAACATTCGCTCTCTCCCTTGCCCTCCTCCAGTTTCTGGGAGGGATCAAGGGGGTCATTCCCATCGATCACCATGTTGCCATGCTCAATCCCGAGATCCCTGAAAAGACCGCAGGAAATTCCTGTTCATTCATCGAGCTTGCAATCCCTCCCCATCGTGTCGACAAGGTATCGGAGAGGGCAATTCTCTTCGTTGAGGATGAAGCACTCTCACCGGAATGGGGGGTTGCCGTGAAACAGGGGTTCCGGATCGATCCCGAATTTCGTGCATACGGGATAAAGGCAAGGGAGGGCCGGATCGATGCCGGTGAAGCGGGATCTGTTGCGAAGCGTTTCAGTACCGATCTCTACGGCGGGAGAGGAGTAACGGGGGCGCTTGCCGCAGTCGCTCTTGCCGGACTCCCGAACGATATCCTCCTCAATCCGGAATGGAAGATCCCCTCTTAA
- a CDS encoding AAA family ATPase yields MPIREISVVNFKSFREIRIEPDCFNIIIGSNASGKSNLIQIFKFIRDIAKYGLNNAISLQGGVEYLRNTTIGPAMPFSFRILYLLEEKRRDVIAVKEGLPIYFEPYEILYEFSLSFSDSGDNYEISRDLLVITGTFSRPGTHERCELGMGRITLAKADHSVAYAIVPPDTIELRDQELFPQYFQKHEIPSRWLIMNLPIAVPGIPPLEWLFRGMKVFDFDPLLLKRAVPIVGKTELEKDGGNLAIVIKNILEDPHKKTEFLRLIREMLPFIEEVAIEKFMDMSLFLKLKETYSSGKYIPASMISDGTINILALIIALYFEKRPVTVIEEPERNIHPFLISQLVEMLKDAARTKQIIVTTHNPEMVKHADLEDILLISRDRSGFSQVIRPGTKKEIRTFLEHEIGIEDLFIQNLLGME; encoded by the coding sequence ATGCCCATAAGGGAGATCTCGGTGGTAAATTTCAAGAGCTTCAGAGAGATAAGGATCGAGCCTGATTGCTTCAACATCATCATCGGGTCGAACGCATCGGGAAAATCGAACCTCATCCAGATCTTTAAATTCATCAGGGATATCGCAAAGTATGGCCTGAATAACGCAATTTCACTCCAGGGTGGAGTGGAGTATCTCAGGAATACCACGATCGGACCAGCGATGCCGTTCTCTTTCAGAATCCTGTACTTGCTCGAAGAGAAAAGGCGGGATGTCATCGCTGTGAAAGAGGGTCTCCCTATCTATTTTGAGCCATACGAAATCCTGTACGAATTCTCGCTCTCGTTCTCGGATAGCGGTGATAATTATGAAATTTCCCGCGACCTGCTGGTGATAACCGGAACCTTTTCCCGCCCGGGGACCCATGAGCGGTGCGAGCTCGGGATGGGGAGGATCACGCTGGCCAAAGCCGATCACTCGGTTGCCTACGCGATTGTTCCGCCGGACACCATCGAACTCCGCGACCAGGAGCTCTTCCCACAATATTTCCAGAAACATGAGATCCCGTCCCGCTGGCTGATCATGAATCTCCCCATCGCGGTCCCGGGCATCCCCCCGCTCGAGTGGCTATTTCGTGGGATGAAAGTCTTTGACTTCGACCCGCTCCTCCTGAAGCGGGCGGTCCCTATCGTCGGAAAGACCGAGCTTGAGAAAGACGGCGGCAACCTTGCCATCGTGATTAAGAACATCCTTGAAGACCCGCACAAGAAAACCGAGTTCCTGCGCCTGATCCGCGAGATGTTGCCGTTCATCGAGGAGGTTGCCATCGAAAAGTTCATGGACATGTCCCTGTTTCTGAAACTGAAGGAGACCTACAGCAGCGGTAAGTACATCCCGGCATCGATGATATCTGACGGCACCATCAATATCCTTGCCTTGATCATTGCCCTGTATTTCGAGAAACGGCCGGTCACGGTCATCGAGGAGCCGGAGCGAAACATCCACCCATTCCTTATCTCTCAGCTCGTCGAGATGCTGAAGGATGCGGCACGGACCAAGCAGATCATTGTCACCACCCACAACCCCGAGATGGTCAAGCATGCCGATCTGGAAGACATCCTCCTGATATCAAGGGACCGCAGCGGTTTCTCGCAGGTCATCCGCCCCGGGACAAAGAAGGAGATTCGCACTTTTCTTGAACATGAGATCGGGATCGAGGATCTCTTCATCCAGAACCTCCTTGGGATGGAATGA
- a CDS encoding amino acid-binding protein encodes MKLEMKDTPGQLVAALKPISEVGGNIIAVIHQRDEKTNGDVLAVQIVLELQEQRLGELLSLIKGQGVNVVRIGEERLLYKQTVIMIGHIMHTDLGDTVDRIDCTGYAEVTELTMVMPAISEPSSARLVIRSVNKEDMEQALGILRGIAKEKQLLIIEPLEETG; translated from the coding sequence ATGAAACTGGAGATGAAGGACACCCCGGGCCAGCTGGTCGCGGCCTTGAAACCGATATCAGAAGTCGGTGGAAACATTATTGCTGTCATCCACCAGCGTGATGAAAAGACCAATGGGGATGTCCTTGCGGTTCAGATCGTGCTCGAGCTGCAGGAGCAGAGGCTCGGGGAACTCCTCTCCCTGATCAAGGGGCAGGGGGTGAATGTGGTCCGGATCGGTGAAGAACGGCTCCTCTACAAGCAGACCGTCATCATGATCGGGCATATCATGCATACTGATCTCGGGGATACTGTTGACAGGATTGACTGCACGGGATACGCAGAAGTAACCGAACTTACCATGGTGATGCCTGCCATCAGCGAGCCATCGTCAGCACGCCTGGTCATCCGGTCGGTGAACAAGGAGGATATGGAGCAGGCCCTCGGGATCCTGCGGGGTATCGCCAAAGAAAAGCAGCTCCTCATCATCGAACCTCTGGAGGAAACCGGATGA
- a CDS encoding homoserine dehydrogenase, with amino-acid sequence MRMAILGMGSVGRGILELIDEKDLGLTVTGLADSKSALVDKDGIHIEEVLAAKRERGFCGDKSLSATDIVERADYDVLIEVTPTDARTGEPATGFIKKAIARGKHVVTSNKGPVALHYAALQGMAHEHGVAFRYEATVGGAIPIMHTLQHGLAGNRVLAVHGILNGTCNFILTRMAAENLTYDQALLEAREMGYAEADPTYDVKGTDAAIKLVILSNTIWKRNVKLEDVEITGIDMLTTDALRLAEDQHCTIRLIAEAVPDRGILKVAPRVLPKNHPLVVDGSLNAITLETDMAGEITLIGKGAGSRETASAIIGDVLFIREMHARGH; translated from the coding sequence ATGAGGATGGCAATCCTCGGGATGGGATCCGTTGGTCGTGGGATCCTTGAACTGATCGATGAAAAGGACCTGGGTCTCACCGTCACCGGGCTTGCCGATTCAAAGAGCGCTCTCGTGGACAAGGACGGGATCCATATCGAAGAAGTCCTTGCAGCCAAGCGGGAACGGGGATTCTGTGGTGATAAGTCCCTTTCTGCGACCGATATCGTTGAGCGGGCAGACTACGACGTGCTGATTGAAGTTACCCCGACCGATGCCCGAACCGGGGAGCCTGCCACCGGGTTCATAAAAAAGGCAATCGCACGAGGGAAACACGTGGTGACTTCGAATAAGGGTCCTGTCGCACTCCACTATGCCGCACTCCAGGGCATGGCCCACGAACACGGAGTTGCGTTCAGGTACGAGGCCACCGTAGGTGGGGCAATCCCGATCATGCACACCCTGCAGCATGGCCTGGCCGGGAACCGGGTGCTCGCCGTCCACGGTATCCTGAACGGAACCTGCAACTTCATCCTCACCAGGATGGCAGCAGAAAACCTAACCTACGACCAGGCCCTCCTTGAAGCGCGTGAGATGGGATATGCCGAGGCAGATCCGACCTACGATGTGAAAGGCACCGATGCGGCCATCAAGCTGGTCATCCTCTCCAACACCATCTGGAAGCGGAACGTAAAGCTCGAGGATGTCGAGATAACCGGTATTGACATGCTGACCACGGACGCCCTCCGCCTTGCAGAAGATCAGCACTGCACCATCCGCCTCATTGCCGAAGCGGTCCCTGACCGGGGTATCCTCAAGGTGGCACCCCGGGTTCTTCCCAAAAATCATCCTCTCGTGGTTGACGGGAGCCTCAATGCGATCACCCTCGAGACGGATATGGCAGGAGAGATAACCCTTATCGGGAAGGGGGCCGGGTCCCGGGAAACCGCGAGTGCCATCATCGGGGACGTGCTCTTTATCAGGGAGATGCATGCCCGGGGTCATTAA
- a CDS encoding ATP-binding cassette domain-containing protein: MEGNPVIEAENLTKLFGALVAVDGISFSVFAGDVFGFLGPNGAGKTTTMKMIQCVSPRTAGTLTVLGMDPATHPRTIKAELGVLPQESNLDTDFTCLENLIAYAHYFDIPGVEAEKRARELLSFVQLTEKRDVQIDKLSGGMKRRLLLARALINHPKVLVLDEPTIGLDPQGRHLIWEKLKALQAAGNTIVLTTHYLEEAERLCNRLVIMDGGKILVEGSPGELISRYVGSDIVEADHTPEVISCLEELGETFDIHGDIVQVFTSQPREVAKRLFETCSPGRVFVRRGSLEDVFLKLTGRVLRD, translated from the coding sequence ATGGAGGGGAACCCTGTAATCGAAGCCGAAAACCTTACCAAGCTTTTTGGCGCCCTCGTCGCCGTTGATGGTATCAGTTTCTCGGTCTTTGCAGGCGATGTGTTCGGTTTTCTCGGGCCAAACGGAGCAGGAAAAACCACCACCATGAAGATGATCCAGTGCGTTTCGCCGAGGACTGCCGGCACTCTTACCGTCCTTGGAATGGACCCGGCAACCCATCCCCGGACTATCAAGGCAGAGCTCGGTGTCCTGCCCCAGGAATCGAACCTCGATACGGATTTCACCTGCTTGGAAAACCTCATCGCGTATGCCCACTACTTCGATATCCCTGGTGTCGAGGCCGAAAAACGTGCCAGGGAACTCCTCTCCTTTGTCCAGCTCACCGAGAAACGCGATGTCCAGATCGACAAACTCTCCGGGGGTATGAAACGGCGTCTCCTCCTCGCCCGCGCTCTCATCAACCACCCAAAGGTCCTCGTCCTCGACGAGCCCACCATCGGTCTCGACCCTCAGGGCCGCCACCTCATCTGGGAGAAGCTCAAGGCCCTCCAGGCTGCGGGAAACACCATCGTGCTCACCACCCACTACCTCGAAGAGGCGGAACGGCTCTGTAACCGCCTGGTGATTATGGACGGCGGAAAAATCCTCGTGGAGGGGAGCCCCGGTGAACTGATCTCGCGGTACGTGGGAAGCGACATCGTTGAGGCCGATCATACCCCCGAGGTTATCTCCTGTCTCGAGGAACTGGGAGAAACGTTCGATATACACGGGGACATTGTCCAGGTCTTTACCAGCCAGCCCCGCGAGGTGGCAAAACGGCTCTTTGAGACGTGCAGTCCCGGCCGGGTCTTTGTTCGCAGAGGTTCTCTTGAGGATGTCTTTCTCAAGCTCACCGGGAGGGTGCTTCGTGACTAA